The Mesorhizobium sp. AR10 genome includes the window TTGAGGTGGAGGACGAAGCCGACCGCCACCATATTGTCCTCGAGATGGTAGAGGAAGGAGCCGCCGCCGGTCTTCATGTCGAGCGGCCAGCCAAAGGAATGCTGCACCAGGCCCGGTCTGTGGTTCTCCGGCTTGACCTGCCAGAGTTCCTTGAGGCCGATGCCGTACTTGCCCGGCTCACGGCCATCGGAAAGATTGTATTTGGCGATCAGTTGCTTGGAGAGCGAACCGCGCGCGCCCTCGCCGATCAGCACATATTTGCCCATCAGCGCCATGCCCGGCGCAAAGCCCGGGCCGTGCGTGCCGTCCTTCTCGACGCCCATGTCGCCGGTGACGACGCCGGTGACGGCGCCAGCGTCATTGTAGATGAGACCGGCCGCGGCAAAGCCCGGATAAATCTCGACGCCCAGCGCCTCGGCCTTGGTCGCCAGCCAGCGGCAGACATTGCCGAGCGAGACGATGTAGTTGCCGTGATTGTTCATCAGCGGCGGCATCAGGAAATTGGGCAGGCGGAACGACCCGGCCGGGCCGAGGACCAGGAAATGGTCTGCGGTGACCGGCGTCTTGAAAGGATGGCCCTCCTCCTCGCGCCAGCCCGGCAACAGGCGGTCGATGCCGATCGGATCGACGACGGCGCCGGACAGGATGTGGGCGCCGACTTCGCCGCCCTTTTCCAGGACGACCACGGAAAGCTCGGGATTGACCTGCTTGAGACGGATCGCGGCGGCCAACCCCGCCGGGCCGGCGCCGACGATGACCACGTCGAATTCCATGCTCTCGCGTTCGATGTCGCTCATCAACCCCTCACTGGCTTGCCGCGTTTACGCATTGTGCTGGCTCCTGCGCTGCATAGCGCATCAATTCGCGACGGGAAACCGGCGCTGACGTGACAATGCCGATTTCGACAAAAAGTCGCGGATAGGATCCGTTTTGCGCCCGCCTGGACGCAATGCCCACATTTTAATTGTTCGACGGCTTGCTTATCGGCCATACTTCGCGCCATGCGCACTCCTGGGCCATCCGGCTTTTCATCGACGCGCTTTTTTTCCACGCCCGGCCGGATTTGCCGCGCGCTTCTTTTGGCCCTTCTCCTGGCGCCGGTCGACGTCCACGCCGAGCAGGTGAAGGTGTGGGCGGCCGGCGCCTATTCCTTCTCGGACGAACTTGGCGGCTTCCGCATCACCGGGGCTTCAGGCGTCGGGACAAAGGAAGATCCGCTCGTCATCACCGAAGAGCTGAATTCTTCGACGCCGGTGACGCTGACCATTCGCACGACGAAGCCGATCCAGCCATTCGGCACGGCCGGCGAATTCGCCAATGGCCTCATGTATGTGCGCATCGACATTCTCAACAACAGCGGCCAGGCCTGGGTCGAGTTCCAGTTCGAGCTGCAGGAGATCCTCGACCGGCCGAGCGTGTTCGGCGACGGCCTGTCGTTCGACCAGCGCAACAAGACACCCGACAATATCTGGTCGAGCAGCTTTGCCGATTTCGACCGCGATTTCGAACCCTATGACCGGCTGCTGTTCAAGAACGGCAAGATCGATCCGCTGAAGACGGCGAATTTCTACTTCATGATCACCGACTACACGCCGCGCTGGACATTCTATCTGGTGCAGGACCCGCGCATACCGACAGGGTGAACTTGCGAGCTGAACTTGCAAATTTCCGCTGCGCGGCCGAATGTGAAAACATGACTGCCGCTTCCCGAAACAACCAACCCGACCTGCGCGACCTGCTGGCTTTCTATGCCAGCGCGGGCGTCGATGAGGCGCTTGAAGAGGCGCCAGTGAACAGGTTTGCCGAGGCTGCCCCCAGGCCGGCGGAACGCGCGCCTGCGACAACCGCGCCGTCTCCGCCGACTGGCGAAAGCGCGGCGCCACAACGCTCGACGAGCTTCTCACGCGCCGAAACCGGCGAAAGGCCAAATGCGGCACCGGCGGCGCGCGCACCGTCCGCCACCGCGACGGTGCCCGACGAGGCTCAAGCGGCCCTGGCGCGGCAGCTGGCGGCGACGGCGGCTACCCTTGACGAGCTTCGCCAGCACATGGCGGCATTCGACGGCTGCAACCTCAAATTCACCGCCAAGAACCTGGTGTTCGCCGACGGCAATCCTGACGCCGCGGTGATGCTGGTCGGCGAAGCACCCGGCCGCGACGAGGATATCGAAGGATTGCCCTTCGTCGGCCGCTCGGGTCGGTTGCTCGACCGCATGCTGGCCGCCATCGGCCTTGACCGGACTTCGGTCTACATCGCCAATGTCATTCCCTGGCGGCCGCCGGGCAACCGCACGCCAACGCCGCACGAGACCGAGATCTGCCGGCCGTTCATCGAACGGCAGATCGAACTGGTCAATCCGAAGGTTCTGGTCAATCTGGGCGGTCCCTCGGCAAAGACCTTGCTCAACACCACCGAAGGCATTTTGCGGCTGCGGGGCAACTGGCGCGTCCACACCACGGCGTCCGGCACCGCCATTCCCGCCATGCCGACACTGCATCCGGCCTATCTGCTCCGAACCCCGGCGCACAAGAAGCTGGCGTGGCGGGATTTCCTCGAAGTGAAGGCGAAGCTGCGGGCGCTGGGCTGAGGTTCGTGGCGCGCCTGCGTTATGACCTCACAGGTAATGGAAATGCGATCGCTGCCGGCATAGTCTGCCGCCATGACATCAGCACAGACCTCCGCCGGCAGCCTCATTCGCGAATGGCGCACGCGCCGGCGCATGTCGCAGCTCGACCTCGCCATGGAAGCCGAGATCTCGCAGCGGCACCTGAGTTTCGTCGAAAGCGGCCGCGCCGCACCGTCGCGCGACATGGTGCTTCATCTGGCCGAGCAGCTGTCGATTCCGCTGCGGCAGCGCAACCAGCTGCTGCTGGCCGCGGGCTTTGCCCCGAGCTTCGGCGAGCGCTCGCTCAGCGATGCCACACTGGCGCCGGCGATGGCTGCCGTCGAGATCGTGCTTAGGGGGCATGAGCCGTTCCCGGCGCTTGCCGTCGACCGGCATTGGAACCTGGTTTCGGCCAATGCGGCGATCGGCCCGTTCCTGGCCGATGTCGCTGAGGCCTCCCTGCTGGCGCCGCCGGTCAACGTGCTTCGTCTCAGCCTGCATCCAGGCGGCATCGCGCCGCGCATCGTCAACCTGGGGGAATGGCGCGCCCATCTGCTCGACCGGCTGAAGCACCAGAACGACGCCTCCGGCGACCCCGTGTTGGTCGAACTGGAGCGCGAGCTGCGGACCTACCCGTCCGGCCTTAGAGGTAGCCGGCCGGTACCGGTCGAGCCGAACGCGATCGTGCATCCGCTGCGGCTTGCGCATGGCGATGCGGTGCTGTCGTTCATCAGCACCATCACCGTGTTCGGCACACCGCTCGACGTGACGCTGTCGGAACTGGCGATCGAATCCTTCTTCCCCGCCGACGAGCAGACGCGGACTGTGCTGGTGCGATTGGCGAAGGAGCGGGCCGATCTGTCGTGATCACCCTTGTGGCGGGGCTGCCTTGCGGGTGCGGGTGCGCTCAAGGCCAAGCTGGCGCTCGCGCCAGATGATGAAGATGCCGGCGGCGACGACGATCAGGCCGCCGACAAGCATGTTGAGCGTAGCGACATCGCCAAAGACGAGATAGCCGACGACGACGCCGAGGATCATCGAGGTGTATTCAAACGGCGCCACGACCGAGGCTTCGGCATGACGATAGGCGGCCGTCATCAGGATCTGGCCCAGCCCGCCGCAGAAGCCTGCGGCAATCAGCAGACCCGCCTGCAGTGGTGTCAGCGCCTGCCAGCCGAAGGGCAGCGACAACAGCGCGACGACGCTTGCCGTTACCGAAAACCACAACACGATGGTCGCCGTCCGCTCGCTCTGGACGAGGTTGCGCACCAAAAGCATGGCCACGGCAGAGATCGCCGCCGCGACAAGGGCGGCGATGACGCCGAGCACCTCCTGGTCGTCGAGTGCTGCGCCAGAGCTCAACAGAGTCAGTTCCGGCCATGAGATGATCAGCACGCCGATCAGGCCGACCCCGACCGCGCTCCAGCGATAGACGCGGATGGCTTCGCCGAGGAAGATCGAACTGAACACTACGACCAGCAGCGGCTGCGCATAGTTCAGCGTGATCGCCTCCGGCAGCGGCAGCCGCGTCAGCGCGAAGAAGCCGAGGCCCATGGCGCAGACGCCGACAATGCCGCGCGCAATGTGGTTGAGCGGCCGTTTGGTCGAGAACGCGGTGCCGAGTTTTCCCTGGAAGGCGAGGAAGACGATGATCGGAAAGATGGCAAAGAAGGAGCGGAAGAAGACGATCTGCCCGGCAGGCACCGTACCCGCCGCCTTGATGCAGGACGCCATGCCTACGAAAACCGCCACCGACACGATCTTGAGCATGATCCCGGTGAGCGTGTTGTGCCCGCCGGCATGAATTGTGGCGTTCACTTCGAGCCTGATCCGACCATGATCTTTTCCGAAAACCGGCTTCCACTTTTCGCTGTCGCGGACCTTCGGTTCGGGATCATGGTCTGGCCGCTGCTTGTATCGTCGCCCAGATGCGCGCCGGCGTCGCCGGCATGTCGATGTGTTTGACGCCATAGGCGCGGTAAAGCGCATCGGTCACTGCGTTGAGTGCCGACGGCGTTGCGCCGATCGTGCCGGCCTCGCCCGCCCCCTTGATGCCCAGCGCATTGGTGGTCGAGGGCACGTTGCGGGTCTCGAAATGGAAGAACGGGAAATCGTCGGCGCGCGGCATGGCGTAGTCCATGAAGCTCGCCGTCAACAATTGTCCATCCTCGCCATAGATCGTGTCCTCGGTCAGCGCTTGGCCGATGCCCTGGACAACGCCGCCATGCACCTGGCCGGCCAGCAGGATCGGGTTCACCGTGACACCGAAATCATCGACGATGGTGTAGCGGACAATCTTGGTCGTGCCGGTGTCGGGATCGATTTCGACCTCGCAGATATGGGTACCGTTCGGATAGGTGCATTCGTCCTGGACGAATTCACCGAAGCCCTTGAGATCATCCGGGTTCCTGGCGGCCTTGGCGATGCTGGCAAAATCGATCGTGCGGTCGGTGCCGACGATGCGGGCAACGCCATCGGACAGTTCGATGTCGCCGGCCGAGGCTTCCAGTTCATCGGCAGCGATGCGCTTGATCTTGTTGGCCAGATCCTCGCCCGCGCGAGAAGCTGATACGCCGCCGAGAGGGATCGAGCGCGAGCCGCCGGTGCCGCCGCCGTCCTTCAGCTCGTCCGTGTCGCCCTGGCGGACATGGATCTTGTCGATGTCGAGATTGAGCTTTTCCGAGAGGAACTGCGCATAGGCGGTCGCATGCCCCTGCCCGTTGGTCTGGGTGCCGATCTTGAGCGTCACCGTGCCGTCGCCGTTCAGTTCGACAAAGGCAGGCTCCGAACCCGGAAAGGCGCAGGCTTCGATATAGGTCGCCATGCCGATGCCGCGGATCTTTCCATCAGCTTTCGACTGTTCGAGCCGCTTGGGAAACACCTTCCATTCGGCTTGTTCGATGGCGCGGTTCATGTGCCCCTCGAATTCGCCGGTGTCGTATAGGCGACCAGTCTGGGTGCGATAGGGGAACTGCTCAGGACTGATGAAATTGCGCCGGCGGATTTCTTCCACCGGGAGGCCCATGTCGCGGGCGCAGGCGTCGACAAGCTTTTCCAGCAGGAACGCCGCTTCCGGACGGCCGGCGCCGCGATAGGCATCGACCGGGCAGGTGTTGGTGTAAAGACCGGTCACCGAGACGTCGATCGCCCTAATGTCATAGACGCCGGTCGACATGGTGACGCCGATATAGGGAATGAACGGGCCGTATTGCGAGACATAGGCGCCGATGTTGGCGAGCAGATCGACCTTCATGCCGAGGAAACGGCCGTCCTTGTCGATCGCCATTTCGGCAGTCACGACATTGTCGCGGCCTTGCGCATCGGTGAGGAAATGCTCGGTACGATCGCCCGCCCATTTGACCGGACGGCCAAGGCGCCTGGCGGCCTCAAGCACCAGCGGATGCTCGCGATAGACGAAGCTCTTCGGTCCAAAGCCACCGCCGACATCCGGCGTGATGACGCGCAGCTGGTCTTTCCTGATCTTGAACAAGCTGGTCAGGATGTACTGGATCGAATGCACACCCTGCGAGCCCGTGGTCAGCACGAAGCGGTTCTCGTCGGCCTTCCATTCGCCGATCGCCGAGCGCGGCTCCATGTAGTTGCAGACCAGCCGGTTGTTGACGAATTCGATGCGGCTGACATGAGCCGCCTTGGCGAATGCCGTGGCGGTTTTGGCCTTGTCGCCGATGTGGTAGGCGAAGGCGCGGTTGGAGCCGAGTTCCGGCCAGACCAGCGGCGTGCCTTC containing:
- a CDS encoding uracil-DNA glycosylase, yielding MTAASRNNQPDLRDLLAFYASAGVDEALEEAPVNRFAEAAPRPAERAPATTAPSPPTGESAAPQRSTSFSRAETGERPNAAPAARAPSATATVPDEAQAALARQLAATAATLDELRQHMAAFDGCNLKFTAKNLVFADGNPDAAVMLVGEAPGRDEDIEGLPFVGRSGRLLDRMLAAIGLDRTSVYIANVIPWRPPGNRTPTPHETEICRPFIERQIELVNPKVLVNLGGPSAKTLLNTTEGILRLRGNWRVHTTASGTAIPAMPTLHPAYLLRTPAHKKLAWRDFLEVKAKLRALG
- a CDS encoding helix-turn-helix domain-containing protein, whose product is MTSAQTSAGSLIREWRTRRRMSQLDLAMEAEISQRHLSFVESGRAAPSRDMVLHLAEQLSIPLRQRNQLLLAAGFAPSFGERSLSDATLAPAMAAVEIVLRGHEPFPALAVDRHWNLVSANAAIGPFLADVAEASLLAPPVNVLRLSLHPGGIAPRIVNLGEWRAHLLDRLKHQNDASGDPVLVELERELRTYPSGLRGSRPVPVEPNAIVHPLRLAHGDAVLSFISTITVFGTPLDVTLSELAIESFFPADEQTRTVLVRLAKERADLS
- a CDS encoding DMT family transporter is translated as MLKIVSVAVFVGMASCIKAAGTVPAGQIVFFRSFFAIFPIIVFLAFQGKLGTAFSTKRPLNHIARGIVGVCAMGLGFFALTRLPLPEAITLNYAQPLLVVVFSSIFLGEAIRVYRWSAVGVGLIGVLIISWPELTLLSSGAALDDQEVLGVIAALVAAAISAVAMLLVRNLVQSERTATIVLWFSVTASVVALLSLPFGWQALTPLQAGLLIAAGFCGGLGQILMTAAYRHAEASVVAPFEYTSMILGVVVGYLVFGDVATLNMLVGGLIVVAAGIFIIWRERQLGLERTRTRKAAPPQG
- a CDS encoding xanthine dehydrogenase family protein molybdopterin-binding subunit; protein product: MTVVTPKFGMGASVLRREDRAFLKGEGRYTDDIQPAGVLHGYVLRSPVAKASFTIGSTDAAKAAPGVHLVLTGADLAHLGNLKSDVMQRQPDGTKAPTRDIPILCRDRVNYVGDAVAFVVADSRAQAQDAAELIDVDYDGEDAASGTATALAEGTPLVWPELGSNRAFAYHIGDKAKTATAFAKAAHVSRIEFVNNRLVCNYMEPRSAIGEWKADENRFVLTTGSQGVHSIQYILTSLFKIRKDQLRVITPDVGGGFGPKSFVYREHPLVLEAARRLGRPVKWAGDRTEHFLTDAQGRDNVVTAEMAIDKDGRFLGMKVDLLANIGAYVSQYGPFIPYIGVTMSTGVYDIRAIDVSVTGLYTNTCPVDAYRGAGRPEAAFLLEKLVDACARDMGLPVEEIRRRNFISPEQFPYRTQTGRLYDTGEFEGHMNRAIEQAEWKVFPKRLEQSKADGKIRGIGMATYIEACAFPGSEPAFVELNGDGTVTLKIGTQTNGQGHATAYAQFLSEKLNLDIDKIHVRQGDTDELKDGGGTGGSRSIPLGGVSASRAGEDLANKIKRIAADELEASAGDIELSDGVARIVGTDRTIDFASIAKAARNPDDLKGFGEFVQDECTYPNGTHICEVEIDPDTGTTKIVRYTIVDDFGVTVNPILLAGQVHGGVVQGIGQALTEDTIYGEDGQLLTASFMDYAMPRADDFPFFHFETRNVPSTTNALGIKGAGEAGTIGATPSALNAVTDALYRAYGVKHIDMPATPARIWATIQAAARP